One Thauera sp. K11 DNA window includes the following coding sequences:
- the nuoE gene encoding NADH-quinone oxidoreductase subunit NuoE has product MLSQESLQQIDREIAKYPADQKQSAVMAALRIAQVEKGWLRKEVIEFVASYLGMPAIAAYEVASFYNMYDLEPVGRHKITVCTNLPCALSGGVHAADYVRKKLGIGFNETTPDGKFTLREGECMGACGDAPVLLVNNHHMCSWMTTEKIDQLLAELDKK; this is encoded by the coding sequence ATGCTGAGCCAGGAATCGCTGCAACAGATTGATCGCGAGATCGCCAAGTATCCGGCAGACCAGAAGCAGTCTGCCGTGATGGCCGCCTTGCGTATCGCCCAGGTTGAGAAGGGGTGGCTGCGAAAGGAAGTCATCGAGTTCGTCGCCAGCTATCTCGGCATGCCTGCGATAGCGGCGTACGAGGTCGCGAGTTTCTACAACATGTACGATCTCGAGCCGGTCGGGCGGCACAAGATCACGGTCTGCACGAATCTGCCCTGTGCGCTCTCCGGCGGCGTGCACGCCGCCGACTACGTCAGGAAGAAGCTCGGGATCGGCTTCAACGAGACGACGCCGGACGGAAAGTTCACGCTGAGGGAAGGCGAGTGCATGGGTGCCTGCGGCGACGCACCGGTGCTGCTGGTGAATAACCACCACATGTGCAGCTGGATGACCACCGAGAAGATCGACCAACTGCTCGCCGAGCTGGACAAGAAATGA
- a CDS encoding NADH-quinone oxidoreductase subunit D, protein MAEIRNYTINFGPQHPSAHGVLRLVLELDGEVVERADPHIGLLHRGTEKLAETRTWVQSVPYMDRLDYVSMMCNEHAYCMAIERLLGVEVPLRAQYIRVMFDEVTRVLNHLLNIGTHALDIGAMTMVLYTFREREDLMDAYEAVSGARMHAAYYRPGGVYRDLPDRMPKYEVNKFRNAKTVAEVNAAREGSLLDFLEDFTNRFPTYCDEYETLLTDNRIWKQRTVGIGVVSPEQALAWGFSGAMLRGSGVAWDLRKKQPYEVYDRLDFDIPVGKNGDCYDRYLCRMEEMRQSNRIIKQCIDWLRKNPGPVITDNYKVAPPSRELMKSNMEELIHHFKLFTEGMHVPKGEVYAAVEHPKGEFGVYAISDGANKPYRLKLRAPGYAHLAAMDDIARGHMIADVVAIIGTMDVVFGEIDR, encoded by the coding sequence ATGGCTGAAATCCGCAATTACACGATCAACTTCGGCCCCCAGCATCCGTCCGCGCATGGCGTGCTGCGGCTCGTCCTGGAACTCGACGGCGAGGTCGTGGAACGCGCCGACCCGCACATCGGCCTGCTGCATCGCGGGACAGAGAAACTGGCGGAGACGCGGACCTGGGTCCAGTCGGTGCCGTACATGGACCGTCTCGACTACGTGTCGATGATGTGCAACGAGCACGCGTACTGCATGGCGATCGAGCGCCTGCTCGGCGTCGAGGTGCCGCTCAGGGCGCAGTACATTCGCGTGATGTTCGATGAAGTCACCCGGGTCCTCAACCACCTGCTGAACATCGGCACGCACGCGCTGGACATCGGCGCAATGACGATGGTGCTCTACACCTTCCGCGAGCGCGAAGACCTGATGGACGCCTACGAGGCGGTGTCGGGGGCGCGGATGCATGCGGCCTACTATCGCCCCGGCGGGGTGTACCGCGATCTGCCCGATCGCATGCCGAAATACGAAGTCAACAAGTTCCGCAACGCCAAGACCGTCGCCGAGGTGAATGCTGCACGCGAAGGATCGTTGCTCGACTTCCTCGAGGACTTCACCAACCGCTTCCCCACCTATTGCGACGAATACGAAACCCTGCTGACAGACAACCGCATCTGGAAGCAGCGTACGGTGGGCATCGGCGTCGTTTCGCCCGAGCAGGCGCTGGCGTGGGGGTTCAGCGGAGCGATGCTGCGCGGGTCGGGGGTGGCCTGGGACTTGCGCAAGAAGCAGCCCTATGAAGTCTACGATCGCCTGGATTTCGACATCCCGGTCGGGAAGAACGGCGACTGCTACGACCGTTATCTCTGCCGCATGGAAGAAATGCGGCAGTCGAACCGGATCATCAAGCAGTGCATCGACTGGCTGCGCAAGAATCCGGGGCCGGTGATCACCGACAATTACAAGGTCGCCCCGCCGTCGCGCGAGTTGATGAAGTCGAACATGGAAGAGCTGATCCATCACTTCAAGCTCTTCACCGAGGGAATGCATGTTCCGAAGGGCGAAGTCTATGCCGCGGTCGAGCACCCGAAGGGCGAGTTCGGCGTCTATGCGATTTCGGACGGTGCGAACAAGCCTTACCGACTCAAGCTCCGTGCGCCTGGTTACGCGCATCTTGCGGCAATGGACGACATCGCCCGCGGCCACATGATTGCCGACGTGGTGGCGATCATCGGCACGATGGATGTCGTGTTCGGCGAAATCGACCGATAG
- the secG gene encoding preprotein translocase subunit SecG — MTNFLFPFVLTVHVLVGLGVIGLVLIQHGKGADMGAAFGSGASGSLFGSSGSANFLSRTTAVLATVFFLTSLGLSYLASNRSTAPASVMHGVQSQPAQDAVPAPPAAPADDSKAQAIPK, encoded by the coding sequence ATGACAAATTTTCTTTTCCCTTTCGTCCTCACGGTTCACGTGCTCGTCGGCCTCGGCGTCATCGGTTTGGTTCTCATCCAGCACGGCAAGGGGGCCGACATGGGGGCGGCCTTCGGCAGCGGCGCTTCCGGCAGCCTGTTCGGTTCGTCGGGGTCTGCCAACTTCCTGAGCCGTACCACGGCCGTGCTTGCCACGGTCTTCTTCCTGACCAGTCTCGGCCTGAGCTATCTGGCGAGCAACAGGTCGACGGCTCCTGCCAGCGTCATGCATGGCGTGCAGTCCCAGCCCGCCCAGGATGCAGTGCCGGCTCCGCCCGCGGCGCCCGCGGACGACTCGAAGGCCCAGGCAATCCCCAAGTGA
- the nuoF gene encoding NADH-quinone oxidoreductase subunit NuoF, with product MILAGCDGDRTWRLQDYVARGGYSALRRILSEKVSQDAIIAELKTSVLRGRGGAGFPTGLKWSFMPRAFPGDKYLACNSDEGEPGTFKDRDILRHNPHSVIEGMAIAAYAMGAARGYNYIHGEIFEVYGRFEEALDEARAAGFIGQNILGSDFSFELFAHHGYGAYICGEETALLESIEGKKGQPRFKPPFPASYGLYGKPTTINNTETFASVPFIMNMGGEAFLNLGKPNNGGMKLFSVSGHVNRPGNYEIPLGTPFAELLEMAGGMRGGRKIKGVIPGGSSAPVVPGSVMMDCTMDYDSISKAGSMLGSGAVIVMDETTCMVKALERLSYFYFEESCGQCTPCREGTGWLYRVVHRIENGLGRPDDLELLNSVTANIMGRTICALGDAASMPVQSFIKHFGAEFEYHIENKKCLVPPEVQHAGSQIYVSPSC from the coding sequence ATGATCCTCGCCGGCTGTGACGGCGACCGCACCTGGCGGCTCCAGGATTACGTGGCACGTGGGGGCTACTCGGCGCTGCGCCGGATTCTGTCCGAGAAGGTCTCGCAGGATGCCATCATCGCCGAGCTGAAGACCTCGGTTCTCCGCGGGCGTGGCGGTGCGGGCTTCCCGACCGGTCTGAAGTGGAGTTTCATGCCGCGCGCCTTCCCGGGCGACAAGTATCTGGCGTGCAATTCGGACGAGGGCGAGCCGGGGACGTTCAAGGATCGCGACATCCTGCGCCACAACCCGCACTCGGTCATCGAGGGCATGGCGATCGCCGCATACGCGATGGGCGCGGCCCGCGGGTACAACTACATCCACGGCGAGATCTTCGAGGTCTACGGGCGCTTCGAGGAGGCCCTGGACGAGGCGCGGGCCGCGGGCTTCATCGGGCAGAACATACTCGGTTCGGATTTCTCGTTCGAGCTTTTCGCGCATCATGGCTACGGCGCCTACATCTGCGGCGAAGAGACGGCGCTGCTCGAATCCATCGAAGGCAAGAAGGGGCAGCCGCGCTTCAAGCCGCCTTTCCCGGCGAGTTACGGCCTCTACGGCAAGCCGACCACCATCAACAATACGGAAACCTTCGCATCCGTCCCGTTCATCATGAACATGGGTGGCGAAGCATTCCTGAATCTCGGCAAGCCGAACAACGGCGGCATGAAGCTGTTCTCGGTCTCCGGTCACGTCAATCGGCCGGGCAACTACGAGATCCCGCTTGGCACCCCCTTCGCCGAATTGCTGGAAATGGCCGGCGGCATGCGTGGCGGCCGCAAGATCAAGGGGGTCATCCCCGGCGGCTCGTCGGCGCCGGTGGTGCCCGGTAGCGTGATGATGGACTGCACGATGGACTACGACTCGATCTCCAAGGCGGGATCGATGCTCGGCTCCGGCGCCGTCATCGTCATGGACGAGACCACCTGCATGGTCAAGGCGCTCGAGCGTCTGTCGTACTTCTACTTCGAGGAGTCCTGCGGCCAGTGCACACCGTGCCGCGAAGGGACGGGCTGGCTCTATCGCGTCGTCCATCGCATCGAGAACGGCCTGGGGCGCCCCGACGATCTCGAACTGCTGAATTCCGTCACCGCGAACATCATGGGCCGCACAATCTGCGCGCTCGGCGATGCCGCTTCGATGCCTGTGCAAAGTTTCATCAAGCACTTCGGGGCGGAGTTCGAATATCACATCGAAAACAAGAAGTGCCTCGTGCCGCCTGAAGTGCAGCACGCAGGAAGTCAAATCTACGTGAGCCCGTCATGCTAG
- a CDS encoding NADH-quinone oxidoreductase subunit C: MSPKLERLIQALKDVFGESLQSLTADRGEITIEVAAADYLRVARTLRDHADLHFEQLMDISGVDFSTYGNGAWSGRRFASCAHLLSVRHNWRVRLRVFAESDEFPVLDSVVDIWPSANWYERESFDLYGIMYSGHPDLRRILTDYGFVGHPFRKDFPISGYVEMRYDPEQGRVVYQPVTIEPRENTPRIVREESYGDVGHG, from the coding sequence ATGAGTCCAAAGCTTGAACGCCTGATCCAGGCTCTGAAAGATGTATTCGGTGAATCGCTGCAATCACTGACTGCAGATCGGGGTGAAATTACAATCGAAGTCGCTGCTGCGGATTATCTGCGAGTTGCACGCACGCTGCGTGATCACGCCGATCTGCATTTCGAGCAGTTGATGGATATCTCGGGGGTCGATTTCTCGACCTACGGAAACGGTGCATGGAGCGGGCGGCGTTTCGCTTCCTGTGCGCATCTGCTGTCGGTTCGCCACAATTGGCGCGTTCGTCTGCGTGTCTTTGCGGAAAGTGACGAATTCCCCGTTCTGGATTCGGTCGTCGATATCTGGCCGAGTGCGAACTGGTACGAGCGCGAGTCGTTCGACCTGTATGGAATCATGTATTCCGGCCATCCCGATCTGCGGCGCATCCTGACCGACTACGGTTTCGTGGGGCATCCGTTCCGCAAGGATTTTCCGATTTCGGGCTATGTCGAAATGCGTTACGACCCGGAGCAGGGCAGGGTCGTTTATCAGCCCGTTACCATCGAGCCGCGAGAGAATACGCCGCGCATCGTGCGTGAGGAAAGCTACGGGGATGTCGGTCATGGCTGA
- the nuoG gene encoding NADH-quinone oxidoreductase subunit NuoG codes for MLEIEIDGKQVQVQDGSTVMDAAAAAGAYIPHFCYHKKLSIAANCRMCLVQVEKAPKPLPACATPVTNGMKVWTHSEQAVKAQKGVMEFLLINHPLDCPICDQGGECQLQDLAVGYGASASRYEEEKRVVFNKNLGSLVATDMTRCINCTRCVRFTAEIAGEMELGQAFRGEHAEIMPFIEKTVDSELSGNIIDLCPVGALTSKPFRFAARTWELSRRKSVSPHDSLGSNLIVQTKHDVVKRVLPLDNEEINECWLSDKDRFSYDALNGEDRLTTPMIKQGGEWKPTDWQRALEFVATGLRDVARDFGPSSIGALASPHSTVEELHLLQKFVRALGSDNVDFRLRQSDFSADGGRKGAPWLGMPVASVGELNRLLVVGSFLRKDAPLLAQRVRQAAKRGLHVSAIGPNAEEWLIPVRHRSLVAPSQMVPVLAQVVVALAAEKGAEPAESVRAMLPQTVSDDAREIARSLAGGSKVAVWLGNLASQHEQAAQLELLAQEIARLAGGSAGTIGEAANSMGGYLAGAVPTAGGLNARTMIEQPRKAYVLLGLEPDLDHANPAAAMSALSSAQLVVALTAFASPSLREVADVLLPIAPFTETSGTFVNCEGRAQSFNAVARPLGENRPGWKVLRVLGNLLQAEGFEYADSESVRADALGSDFASRLDNGLELASPSVPAVPGNGLERVADVPIYFADPLVRRAPALQKTRDAAAPSARMAGTTLAGLGLSAGDRIRVKGAGQIEIVAVADEGVAPGCVRIAAAHIATAALGPMSGLLSVERV; via the coding sequence ATGCTAGAGATCGAAATCGACGGCAAGCAGGTCCAGGTCCAGGACGGCAGCACCGTCATGGATGCTGCGGCGGCTGCAGGTGCGTACATTCCGCACTTCTGCTACCACAAGAAACTTTCCATCGCGGCAAACTGCCGGATGTGCCTGGTGCAGGTGGAGAAGGCGCCCAAGCCGCTTCCCGCCTGTGCGACGCCGGTCACCAACGGAATGAAGGTGTGGACGCATTCCGAGCAGGCGGTCAAGGCGCAGAAGGGCGTGATGGAGTTCCTCCTGATCAACCACCCGCTCGATTGCCCGATCTGCGATCAGGGCGGCGAGTGCCAGTTGCAGGACCTTGCCGTGGGCTACGGGGCGAGCGCCTCCCGCTACGAGGAAGAAAAGCGCGTCGTCTTCAACAAGAATCTCGGCTCCCTGGTGGCGACGGACATGACGCGGTGCATCAATTGCACCCGCTGCGTTCGCTTCACCGCCGAGATTGCCGGGGAGATGGAACTCGGACAGGCTTTCCGCGGCGAGCACGCGGAGATCATGCCCTTCATCGAGAAGACCGTCGATTCGGAGCTTTCAGGAAACATCATCGACCTGTGCCCGGTCGGCGCCCTGACTTCGAAGCCCTTCCGCTTCGCGGCGCGGACGTGGGAGCTGTCGCGCCGCAAGTCGGTGAGCCCGCACGATTCGCTCGGCTCCAACCTGATCGTCCAGACCAAGCATGACGTGGTGAAGCGCGTGCTGCCCCTCGACAACGAGGAGATCAACGAGTGCTGGCTGTCGGACAAGGACCGTTTTTCCTATGACGCGCTGAACGGCGAGGATCGCCTGACGACGCCGATGATCAAGCAGGGCGGGGAATGGAAGCCGACCGACTGGCAGCGTGCGCTCGAATTCGTGGCGACCGGTCTGCGTGACGTCGCCCGCGATTTCGGACCGTCCTCGATCGGCGCCCTCGCGTCGCCGCACTCGACCGTCGAAGAGCTTCATCTGCTGCAGAAGTTCGTCCGCGCCCTGGGCTCGGACAACGTGGATTTCCGTCTGCGGCAGTCGGACTTCAGCGCCGACGGCGGCCGCAAGGGTGCGCCGTGGCTGGGCATGCCGGTTGCGTCGGTGGGAGAACTGAACCGTCTCCTGGTCGTCGGCAGCTTCCTGCGCAAGGATGCGCCGCTGTTGGCGCAACGTGTGCGTCAGGCGGCCAAGCGCGGCCTGCATGTGAGCGCGATCGGCCCGAACGCCGAAGAGTGGCTGATTCCCGTGCGCCACCGCTCGCTCGTCGCGCCGTCGCAGATGGTGCCGGTGCTGGCGCAGGTCGTCGTGGCGCTGGCTGCGGAAAAGGGCGCGGAGCCTGCCGAATCCGTGCGTGCGATGCTGCCGCAGACGGTTTCCGACGATGCGCGCGAGATCGCGAGAAGCCTGGCCGGCGGCAGCAAGGTTGCAGTGTGGCTGGGGAATCTCGCCTCGCAGCATGAGCAGGCGGCCCAGCTCGAACTGCTCGCCCAGGAGATCGCCCGCCTGGCCGGCGGCAGCGCCGGTACGATCGGCGAGGCTGCCAACAGCATGGGCGGTTATCTCGCCGGCGCCGTGCCGACGGCGGGCGGGCTGAACGCGCGGACGATGATCGAACAGCCTCGCAAGGCTTACGTTCTCCTGGGTCTCGAGCCGGACCTCGATCACGCGAATCCCGCGGCGGCAATGAGCGCGCTGTCCTCGGCACAGTTGGTCGTCGCCTTGACGGCTTTCGCGTCGCCTTCGCTTCGCGAGGTGGCCGACGTGCTGCTGCCGATCGCGCCCTTTACGGAGACGTCCGGCACCTTCGTGAATTGCGAGGGTCGGGCTCAGAGTTTCAATGCCGTCGCACGGCCGCTCGGGGAAAACCGGCCTGGATGGAAAGTGCTCCGCGTGCTCGGCAATCTGCTGCAGGCCGAAGGGTTCGAGTACGCCGATTCGGAATCCGTGCGAGCCGATGCGCTCGGTTCCGATTTCGCTTCTAGGCTCGACAACGGCCTGGAACTGGCCTCGCCTTCGGTACCGGCCGTACCTGGCAACGGGTTGGAGCGGGTTGCCGACGTGCCCATCTACTTCGCCGATCCGCTGGTGCGTCGCGCGCCGGCCTTGCAGAAGACGCGTGACGCTGCAGCGCCGTCGGCCCGCATGGCCGGCACGACGCTGGCCGGGCTCGGCCTGTCGGCGGGCGACAGGATTCGCGTCAAGGGTGCGGGGCAGATCGAGATCGTCGCCGTGGCCGACGAGGGCGTGGCGCCGGGCTGCGTCCGGATCGCCGCGGCACACATCGCCACGGCAGCGCTCGGACCGATGAGCGGCCTACTCAGCGTGGAGCGTGTCTGA
- a CDS encoding NuoB/complex I 20 kDa subunit family protein, whose protein sequence is MSIEGVFREGFVTTSLDAVINWTRTGSLWPMTFGLACCAVEMIHAGCARYDLDRFGVVFRPSPRQSDLMIVAGTLCNKMAPALRKVYDQMSEPRWVISMGSCANGGGYYHYSYSVVRGCDRIVPVDVYVPGCPPTAEALVYGIIQLQNKIKRTSTIAR, encoded by the coding sequence ATGAGCATTGAGGGCGTATTTCGCGAGGGGTTTGTCACGACTTCCCTGGATGCGGTCATCAACTGGACGCGTACGGGTTCGCTGTGGCCGATGACGTTCGGTCTTGCGTGCTGTGCGGTGGAGATGATCCACGCGGGCTGTGCGCGGTATGACCTCGACCGGTTCGGCGTGGTGTTTCGCCCGAGTCCGCGCCAGTCCGACCTGATGATCGTCGCGGGTACCCTGTGCAACAAGATGGCGCCGGCACTGCGCAAGGTCTACGACCAGATGTCCGAGCCGCGGTGGGTGATCTCGATGGGGTCCTGTGCCAACGGTGGTGGTTACTATCACTATTCGTATTCGGTGGTTCGAGGTTGCGACCGGATCGTGCCTGTCGATGTTTATGTTCCAGGCTGTCCCCCGACTGCCGAGGCGCTGGTGTACGGCATCATCCAGTTGCAGAACAAGATCAAGCGCACCAGTACCATTGCGCGCTGA
- the ndhC gene encoding NADH-quinone oxidoreductase subunit A, translating to MLENYFPVLMFILVGLGIGVVPVLLGRLLAPYRPDSEKNSPYECGFEAFEDARMKFDVRYYLVAILFILFDLEIAFLFPWATVFQEFIAAGQNAMFVFGSVMVFLAILVIGYIVEWKNGALDWE from the coding sequence ATGCTGGAAAACTATTTTCCTGTTTTGATGTTCATTCTCGTTGGTCTCGGCATCGGCGTTGTTCCGGTCCTTCTTGGGCGCCTCCTGGCGCCGTACCGGCCTGATAGCGAAAAGAATTCCCCGTACGAATGCGGCTTCGAGGCATTCGAGGACGCCCGCATGAAATTCGACGTCCGCTATTACCTGGTTGCAATCCTCTTCATTCTTTTCGATCTTGAGATCGCGTTCCTCTTTCCTTGGGCGACGGTTTTTCAGGAATTCATCGCAGCCGGGCAGAATGCTATGTTCGTCTTCGGTTCGGTAATGGTCTTTCTCGCCATTCTGGTTATCGGCTACATCGTCGAGTGGAAAAACGGCGCACTCGACTGGGAGTAA
- the rpsT gene encoding 30S ribosomal protein S20 — MANSAQARKRARQATKARAHNASLRSRLRTAIKAVRKAIAGGDKAAAQSVFRTSMSTIDSIADKKIIHKNKAARHKSRLSAAVKAMAV; from the coding sequence ATGGCCAACTCGGCTCAAGCCCGCAAGCGCGCCCGCCAGGCAACCAAGGCTCGCGCTCACAACGCCAGTCTTCGTTCGCGCCTGCGCACCGCGATCAAAGCCGTTCGCAAGGCTATCGCGGGTGGCGACAAGGCGGCGGCTCAGTCGGTCTTTCGCACCTCGATGAGCACCATCGACAGCATCGCTGACAAGAAGATCATCCACAAGAACAAGGCCGCTCGCCACAAGAGCCGCCTGTCGGCCGCCGTCAAGGCGATGGCTGTCTGA
- the tpiA gene encoding triose-phosphate isomerase, with product MKKLVAGNWKMNGGLASNRALLDALGPVSGVNVLVCVPYPYLAQAQQRDPAIALGAQDVCEYAAGAYTGEVSAAMLREFGCSYAIVGHSERRALFGEDDSMVGRKASAALAAGVTPIVCVGETLAERDAGRVMDVIGAQLAAVLDALGPEAMGRIVLAYEPVWAIGTGRSATAEQAGDAHGAIRAWLQRHGVDGRAVPILYGGSVKPQNAAELFATADVDGGLIGGASLVAEDFVAICRAAANA from the coding sequence GTGAAGAAACTCGTTGCCGGAAACTGGAAGATGAACGGCGGGCTTGCGTCGAACCGCGCGCTCCTGGATGCGCTCGGGCCCGTTTCCGGAGTGAACGTGCTGGTCTGCGTCCCCTACCCCTATCTTGCGCAGGCACAGCAACGGGACCCGGCAATCGCCCTGGGCGCACAGGACGTCTGCGAGTATGCCGCGGGCGCCTATACGGGGGAAGTCAGCGCGGCGATGTTGCGCGAGTTCGGCTGCTCGTACGCCATCGTCGGGCATTCGGAACGGCGGGCCCTGTTCGGGGAGGATGACTCCATGGTGGGGCGAAAGGCATCGGCTGCGCTGGCGGCCGGAGTGACCCCCATCGTCTGTGTGGGCGAGACGCTTGCCGAGCGCGATGCCGGCCGCGTCATGGATGTCATCGGCGCCCAGCTCGCCGCGGTGCTCGACGCGCTCGGACCGGAGGCGATGGGGCGGATCGTGCTGGCCTACGAGCCGGTCTGGGCCATCGGGACGGGCCGTTCGGCCACGGCCGAGCAGGCGGGCGACGCGCACGGCGCGATCCGTGCATGGCTGCAGCGCCATGGCGTCGATGGTCGAGCCGTGCCCATCCTCTACGGCGGTAGCGTGAAGCCGCAGAACGCGGCCGAACTGTTCGCGACGGCAGATGTCGACGGCGGGCTCATCGGGGGGGCATCGCTGGTTGCGGAAGACTTCGTGGCCATCTGCCGCGCCGCTGCAAACGCTTGA